Proteins encoded by one window of Sporocytophaga myxococcoides:
- a CDS encoding choice-of-anchor Q domain-containing protein, with protein MRKKHLFFLVLFMQALFFRSHAAKITVTNSSDNLVGGLRFAIANAAAGDTIGFAPSLVGGIISISPTVILINKNLTIIGPGSDKLMLTNHRTNALVFIVEDGVNVFMSGIQIEGSGDDEVPMQNGLSGAIYNKGNLTIEDAVFYSNYIGAIYSTGVLNLNRVTFYGNYTKGNNYPGRCSGITSSGVSTIKNCLFDSNGSDGGGGNTGSIQNSGTMVVENTSVIKGWSQLNTYNIAAAIMNTGTLQLINSTVSKCYTMGKGYPGAGGIYNAGNLSLEYCTIAYNTMDNTNYPAVPFHHPDYFHHFKGSGIYNTGTLSLRGSIIAQNGDEDFYSPYRGSLPIEEGADGYSTTVVNDLGYNLVGVNNGLNLKATTNILGTNLKHIDPRLGPLQNNSDGRWMHALTEGSLCIDAGRSPAAVLLDQRGVTRDKPDIGAYEYKGGSVTFFTGYSYFEEQSTVTLVNIFSQDSPHLLVSHVPGYKKLKLGYDGYGLYHANKNVVSGGNTTLEITLKNFYSGTDWDKIQIRPNGSTVNPLSLKNYVDNGIDIDHLLGIPRTIKIPLSDFDPSIDFTQLIILEFPYSNNAGYFKLGIEKIIFTGGITPFLWFGATKVDNTFDGGGVGGQLIASKFNATLSDLISKVEFFNGTEKIAETTIYPFSHILENVESGLYTITAVAHITGGIVVLGTPVSFIIPPRIQRESSLLESDLNEESVYPNPTVDIITIKSLHSNAKVTIRDINGSIQYQEPYSNLQNGQADISYLPAGLYFLKLEDEENSSGKVFKLIKQ; from the coding sequence ATGAGAAAAAAACATCTATTCTTTCTTGTCCTTTTTATGCAGGCTTTGTTCTTCAGAAGTCATGCAGCAAAGATTACAGTAACCAATAGCTCTGACAATTTAGTCGGAGGTTTGCGATTTGCTATTGCTAATGCAGCAGCCGGAGATACTATTGGGTTTGCACCTTCTCTTGTTGGTGGGATTATTTCAATTTCTCCAACAGTTATTTTAATTAATAAGAATCTTACCATTATTGGTCCTGGATCAGATAAGCTGATGCTCACTAATCACAGGACAAACGCATTAGTGTTTATAGTGGAAGATGGTGTAAATGTGTTTATGTCAGGAATACAGATAGAAGGGAGTGGTGATGATGAAGTGCCCATGCAAAATGGTTTGTCAGGGGCTATTTATAATAAGGGAAATCTAACGATTGAAGATGCTGTGTTTTATAGTAATTATATTGGAGCTATCTATAGTACCGGAGTTTTAAATTTAAACAGAGTTACCTTTTATGGTAATTATACTAAAGGAAATAACTACCCAGGAAGGTGTTCAGGAATAACAAGTAGTGGTGTCTCAACAATTAAGAATTGTTTGTTTGATTCAAATGGTAGTGATGGTGGAGGTGGGAATACTGGTTCAATACAAAATTCAGGAACCATGGTGGTGGAAAATACTTCTGTAATAAAAGGATGGAGTCAGCTTAATACCTATAATATAGCAGCTGCTATAATGAATACAGGTACTCTTCAACTGATAAACAGTACAGTGAGTAAGTGCTATACAATGGGAAAAGGATACCCAGGAGCTGGCGGTATTTATAATGCTGGCAATTTGAGCTTAGAGTATTGTACAATTGCATACAATACAATGGATAATACCAATTACCCTGCTGTGCCCTTTCATCATCCGGATTATTTTCACCACTTCAAAGGAAGTGGTATTTATAATACAGGCACTCTATCTTTGCGTGGTTCAATAATTGCTCAGAATGGCGATGAAGATTTTTATTCTCCATATAGAGGTTCATTGCCAATAGAAGAAGGTGCAGATGGATATTCGACAACAGTGGTTAATGATCTTGGTTATAATTTGGTAGGCGTAAATAATGGCTTGAATCTTAAGGCAACCACCAATATTTTGGGAACTAATCTGAAACATATAGACCCTCGGTTGGGCCCGTTACAAAACAACAGTGATGGTAGATGGATGCATGCACTAACTGAAGGTAGTTTGTGTATTGATGCGGGAAGAAGTCCTGCAGCTGTATTGTTGGATCAGCGTGGAGTGACTAGAGATAAACCAGATATAGGCGCATATGAATATAAAGGTGGTTCTGTAACGTTTTTTACCGGCTATAGCTATTTTGAAGAGCAATCTACTGTTACTCTTGTGAATATTTTTTCACAAGATAGTCCACATTTATTGGTGTCACATGTCCCAGGATATAAAAAGCTTAAGTTAGGGTATGACGGATATGGCTTGTATCATGCTAATAAGAATGTAGTCTCAGGTGGAAATACTACTTTAGAAATAACATTAAAAAATTTTTACAGTGGAACGGATTGGGATAAAATTCAGATACGCCCGAATGGTAGTACAGTAAATCCATTATCATTAAAGAATTATGTTGACAATGGTATAGACATAGATCATTTGTTGGGAATACCTAGGACAATAAAAATACCGTTGTCGGATTTTGATCCAAGTATAGACTTTACCCAGCTTATCATATTAGAATTCCCTTATAGTAACAATGCCGGATATTTTAAGCTAGGTATAGAAAAGATAATTTTTACAGGTGGTATAACTCCATTTTTATGGTTTGGAGCTACCAAAGTAGATAATACTTTTGATGGAGGAGGAGTAGGAGGGCAATTAATAGCATCGAAATTTAATGCCACTTTATCAGACCTCATCTCTAAGGTTGAATTTTTTAATGGAACTGAAAAGATTGCGGAAACAACAATTTATCCGTTTTCACATATCCTGGAAAATGTTGAGAGTGGACTATACACCATCACTGCAGTAGCTCATATAACCGGTGGAATTGTGGTGTTGGGTACTCCGGTTTCATTTATAATTCCACCACGTATTCAGCGAGAATCGAGTTTGCTGGAATCAGATTTAAATGAGGAATCCGTCTATCCTAATCCGACGGTCGATATCATTACCATCAAGTCGCTACATTCTAATGCTAAGGTAACCATCCGTGATATAAATGGATCTATACAATACCAGGAGCCCTATAGCAATCTCCAGAATGGTCAGGCCGACATTTCTTATCTTCCTGCTGGTCTGTATTTTTTAAAACTGGAAGATGAAGAAAATTCTTCCGGTAAAGTATTCAAACTGATCAAGCAATAA